The proteins below are encoded in one region of Gammaproteobacteria bacterium:
- the dcp gene encoding peptidyl-dipeptidase Dcp, with translation MFRNFALALAGALALSAAPLVSADGTHSMTPNDTARSNPFFAPSTLPFQAPPFDKITDSDYLPAIEAGMQRQLAEVQSIADNPAPPTFDNTLVALEKSGQLLTRVMRTFNLMTGANTDPALQKVEEDVAPKLAANQDAILLNAKLFKRVETIYNERDRLKLDPESRWLVHYYHQQFVLAGARLSEADKAKLKILNEEDASLSARFSNQLLAAANAAALVASDPSELAGLSPAQLQAAALTAKSRGLDGKWVIPLQNTTQQPDLGELTDRATREKLFEASWTRAERGGADDTRPTITRLAKLRAEEAKLLGYPDYASWVLQTQMAKTPANVQKFLEELIPPATRKARVEAAELQQIIDQDGGKFKLEPWDWDFYAEQLRKQKYNLDQAEIKPYFELNRVLEDGVFYAAHELYGISFKERHDLPVWQPDVRVFEVHDYNGKPLGLFYCDYFKRDNKSGGAWMDNLVYQSRLLHQLPVIYNVTNFSKPAPGQPALLSIDDVITMFHEFGHALNGFFADQEYPSLSGTATARDFVEYPSQFNEHWALYPKVLEHYAVNYQTGQPMPKVLLEKILKARGFNKGYDMTEMLAASELDMQWHTLPASAPEQNVDQFELAALKKTGVYLPQVPTRYRSSYFLHIWSNGYAAGYYAYNWTQMLADDSYQWFLDHGGLTRANGQRYRDLILSRGNTENYAHMFRTFYGRDPQIGPMLKYRYLNVN, from the coding sequence ATGTTTCGCAACTTTGCCCTTGCGCTCGCCGGCGCGTTGGCGCTGAGCGCCGCCCCGCTGGTTTCGGCCGATGGAACCCATTCCATGACGCCCAATGACACAGCCCGCAGCAACCCGTTTTTTGCGCCCAGTACGCTGCCGTTCCAGGCGCCGCCCTTTGACAAGATCACCGACAGCGATTACCTGCCGGCCATAGAGGCGGGCATGCAGCGGCAGTTGGCCGAGGTGCAAAGCATCGCCGACAATCCGGCGCCGCCGACCTTCGACAACACCCTGGTTGCATTGGAAAAGAGCGGGCAGTTGCTGACTCGCGTCATGCGTACCTTCAACCTGATGACCGGCGCCAACACCGATCCCGCGCTGCAGAAGGTCGAAGAGGATGTGGCACCCAAACTGGCGGCCAATCAGGATGCCATCCTGCTCAACGCCAAACTATTCAAGCGTGTCGAGACGATTTACAACGAGCGCGACCGGCTCAAGCTGGATCCCGAATCGCGCTGGCTGGTGCATTACTATCATCAGCAGTTCGTGCTGGCGGGCGCACGGCTGTCCGAGGCCGACAAGGCCAAACTCAAGATACTCAACGAGGAAGATGCGAGCCTGAGCGCCAGGTTTTCCAATCAACTGCTGGCGGCGGCCAATGCCGCGGCGCTGGTGGCGAGCGACCCGTCCGAACTGGCTGGCTTGTCGCCGGCGCAACTGCAGGCGGCGGCGCTTACGGCCAAGAGCCGCGGCCTGGACGGCAAGTGGGTGATCCCGCTGCAGAATACCACCCAGCAGCCGGATCTCGGCGAACTCACCGATCGCGCCACGCGCGAGAAACTGTTCGAGGCATCGTGGACGCGGGCCGAGCGCGGCGGCGCCGACGACACCCGGCCGACGATCACGCGCCTCGCCAAGCTGCGCGCCGAGGAAGCCAAACTACTGGGTTATCCCGACTACGCCTCTTGGGTCCTGCAGACCCAGATGGCCAAGACACCGGCGAATGTCCAGAAATTTCTGGAAGAGTTGATTCCTCCCGCGACCCGCAAGGCGCGTGTGGAAGCGGCGGAACTGCAGCAGATCATTGACCAAGACGGCGGCAAATTCAAACTCGAGCCCTGGGATTGGGATTTTTACGCCGAGCAGTTGCGCAAGCAGAAATACAATCTGGACCAGGCCGAGATCAAACCGTACTTCGAGCTCAACCGCGTGCTCGAAGACGGCGTGTTTTACGCCGCCCACGAACTCTATGGCATCAGCTTCAAGGAGCGGCATGACCTGCCGGTATGGCAGCCGGACGTGCGCGTGTTCGAAGTGCATGACTACAACGGCAAGCCGCTCGGCCTGTTCTACTGCGATTATTTCAAGCGCGACAACAAGTCGGGCGGCGCCTGGATGGACAACCTGGTGTACCAGTCGAGGCTGCTGCACCAGTTGCCGGTGATCTACAACGTGACCAACTTCAGCAAGCCCGCGCCCGGCCAGCCGGCGCTGCTGAGCATCGACGACGTGATCACCATGTTCCACGAGTTCGGTCACGCGCTGAACGGCTTCTTTGCCGATCAGGAGTATCCGAGCCTGTCGGGCACTGCCACGGCGCGCGACTTCGTGGAATATCCGTCACAGTTCAACGAGCACTGGGCGCTGTATCCCAAGGTGCTGGAGCATTACGCCGTCAATTACCAGACGGGTCAGCCGATGCCGAAAGTCCTGCTGGAGAAGATCCTCAAGGCACGCGGTTTCAACAAGGGCTACGACATGACCGAGATGCTCGCAGCTTCCGAACTCGACATGCAGTGGCATACGCTGCCCGCGAGTGCGCCCGAGCAGAACGTGGACCAGTTTGAGTTGGCGGCGCTCAAGAAGACCGGCGTGTACCTGCCGCAGGTGCCGACGCGCTATCGCTCCAGCTACTTCCTGCATATCTGGAGCAACGGCTATGCCGCGGGTTACTACGCCTACAACTGGACGCAGATGCTCGCGGACGACAGTTACCAGTGGTTCCTGGACCACGGCGGCCTGACGCGTGCCAATGGCCAGCGCTACCGCGACCTGATCCTGTCGCGCGGCAACACCGAGAATTACGCGCACATGTTCCGTACTTTCTACGGCCGCGATCCGCAGATCGGGCCGATGCTCAAGTACCGCTATCTGAACGTCAACTGA
- a CDS encoding S9 family peptidase, which yields MKRLGYACLLLILVPLAATATSARINLQDYRALIRITSPQFSPDGRQLAFLTIRSDFVHDRYDATLRVMDTAGGASRVLAQGMRELSSPRWSPDGRTLAFTAEVGKQKAQIYTVPAAGGTPEELGDAPNGVEQFSWSPDGNTIAYVTPDDSPLSAKDLRTHHDLFTIHDDDYLINKPPVPSHIWLLAVKSGKAHQLTYGSTSVLEAAPPFGGGVSAPAWSADGQWIAYTQQVNADDGDSDRTRIVAVNVATGAEHPITGKLSYEYTPRFAPRGNAIAYLYIHGPGAVSDMDLFIGTPSGGAARDISADLDRNLLPDFAWLPDGSVVVMADDHVGSKLYVQPLNARGHALDLGGLNPLAVAASSQGALAVVADNATTAPELYLLRSVDSKPVRQTDFNSRFAAYAHARSIEVTWHAPDGQLDDGILTYPNDYVSGKKYPLVVWDHGGPEASSDEGFDTNEIGPLRDLFAADGYLVFEPNYRGSDNLGNAHMHAIYRDPGAGPDSDVISGIKMLEKQGLVDESRIAATGHSYGGYMTAWLISHQHFWRCAVVGDGAVDWTEEYELSAAGNLAWTRDSLGGTPWDKGSAALYRTGSPITYAGDITTPTLILSGTDDTTVPITESFALYHALASRHVPVEFIGIPGAHHSPQDPVHRELYYQAINAWVVRYLGT from the coding sequence ATGAAACGCCTGGGTTATGCCTGCCTGTTGCTGATACTTGTGCCGTTGGCCGCAACGGCAACGAGTGCGCGAATAAATCTGCAAGACTATCGTGCGCTCATCCGTATAACTTCGCCGCAGTTTTCGCCTGATGGCCGGCAGCTTGCGTTCCTGACCATCCGCTCGGATTTCGTGCACGACCGCTACGATGCGACCCTGCGGGTCATGGATACGGCAGGCGGTGCGTCACGCGTGCTGGCGCAGGGCATGCGGGAATTAAGCAGCCCGCGCTGGTCGCCGGATGGCCGTACACTCGCCTTCACCGCAGAGGTGGGCAAACAGAAGGCGCAGATTTACACGGTGCCGGCGGCGGGCGGCACACCGGAAGAACTCGGCGATGCGCCGAACGGCGTCGAGCAGTTTTCCTGGAGCCCCGACGGCAATACCATCGCCTACGTGACGCCGGACGATTCGCCATTGAGCGCGAAGGACCTGCGTACCCACCACGATCTGTTCACGATTCACGACGACGATTACCTGATCAACAAGCCGCCCGTGCCCTCGCACATCTGGCTGTTGGCGGTGAAGAGCGGCAAGGCGCACCAGCTGACCTACGGCTCCACCAGCGTATTGGAGGCCGCACCGCCCTTTGGCGGCGGCGTTTCGGCGCCCGCATGGTCGGCGGACGGCCAGTGGATCGCCTATACGCAGCAGGTGAATGCCGATGACGGCGACTCGGACCGCACGCGCATCGTCGCGGTGAACGTGGCAACCGGCGCCGAGCACCCGATCACGGGCAAGCTCAGCTATGAATACACGCCGCGCTTCGCACCGCGGGGCAATGCTATCGCCTATCTATATATACATGGACCGGGTGCGGTCAGCGACATGGACCTTTTCATCGGCACGCCCAGCGGCGGCGCCGCACGCGATATCAGCGCCGACCTTGACCGCAATCTGCTGCCCGATTTCGCCTGGCTGCCGGATGGTAGCGTGGTGGTGATGGCCGATGATCATGTCGGCAGCAAGCTCTATGTTCAGCCGTTGAACGCCAGAGGTCATGCCCTGGACCTGGGCGGCTTGAACCCGCTGGCCGTGGCTGCATCGTCGCAGGGTGCGCTTGCCGTGGTCGCGGACAACGCCACTACCGCACCGGAGCTGTATCTGCTACGCAGCGTGGACAGCAAGCCGGTGCGACAGACTGACTTCAACAGCCGCTTTGCCGCCTACGCGCACGCACGCAGCATCGAAGTGACCTGGCATGCACCGGACGGGCAGCTCGATGACGGCATCCTGACTTATCCCAATGATTACGTGTCCGGCAAGAAGTATCCGCTGGTGGTCTGGGATCACGGCGGCCCGGAAGCGTCATCGGACGAAGGTTTCGATACCAACGAAATCGGCCCGCTGCGCGATCTGTTTGCGGCGGACGGCTACCTGGTTTTCGAGCCCAACTACCGCGGCAGCGACAATCTCGGCAACGCGCACATGCACGCGATCTATCGCGATCCCGGCGCAGGCCCGGACAGCGACGTGATCTCGGGCATCAAGATGCTGGAAAAGCAGGGCCTCGTGGATGAATCGCGCATCGCCGCGACCGGTCATTCCTACGGCGGCTACATGACGGCTTGGCTGATCTCGCACCAGCATTTCTGGCGCTGTGCGGTGGTGGGCGACGGCGCGGTGGACTGGACCGAGGAATATGAACTCTCCGCCGCCGGCAATCTTGCCTGGACGCGCGACTCGCTGGGCGGCACACCTTGGGACAAGGGCAGTGCCGCGCTCTACCGTACGGGTTCGCCCATCACCTACGCGGGCGACATCACCACGCCGACGCTGATCCTCTCCGGCACCGACGATACCACCGTGCCGATCACCGAATCGTTCGCGCTCTACCATGCGCTCGCCAGCCGCCACGTGCCGGTGGAATTCATCGGCATCCCCGGCGCGCATCATTCGCCGCAGGATCCGGTGCACCGCGAGCTGTACTACCAAGCTATCAACGCATGGGTGGTGAGATATCTCGGTACCTGA
- a CDS encoding ABC transporter permease — MNLYGIRAIYKFEMARTGRTLMQSILSPVISTSLYFVVFGSAIGSRITSVEGVSYAAFIIPGLVMLSLLMQSVSNASFGIYFPKFVGTIYEVHSAPLSYLEIVTGYVGAAATKAVIVGVIILVTARLFVDYSIAHPAVMILFLVLTTVSFSLFGFIIGIWADNFEKLQVVPLMIITPLTFLGGSFYSIHMLPPLWQKISLFNPVVYLVSGFRWSFYGLADVNVGVSVVATIAFLALCLFIVWWIFRTGWRLKA, encoded by the coding sequence ATGAATCTTTATGGCATTCGCGCGATCTACAAATTCGAGATGGCGCGTACCGGACGCACATTGATGCAAAGCATTTTGTCACCGGTGATATCCACCTCACTCTATTTTGTAGTGTTCGGCTCGGCCATCGGCTCGCGCATCACCAGCGTGGAAGGCGTGAGCTACGCGGCCTTCATCATTCCCGGCCTGGTCATGCTGTCGCTGTTGATGCAGAGCGTGTCGAACGCATCGTTCGGCATCTACTTTCCCAAGTTCGTTGGCACCATTTATGAGGTGCACTCGGCGCCGCTTTCGTACCTCGAAATCGTGACCGGCTATGTGGGGGCGGCGGCGACCAAGGCGGTGATCGTGGGAGTAATCATTCTGGTCACTGCACGGCTGTTTGTGGATTACTCGATAGCCCATCCGGCGGTGATGATTCTGTTCCTGGTCCTGACGACTGTGAGTTTCAGTCTGTTTGGCTTTATCATCGGCATCTGGGCGGATAATTTCGAAAAATTGCAGGTGGTTCCCTTGATGATCATCACGCCGCTGACTTTCCTGGGCGGCAGTTTCTACTCGATCCACATGTTGCCGCCGTTATGGCAGAAGATTTCGCTGTTCAATCCGGTGGTGTATCTGGTCTCGGGATTCCGCTGGAGTTTCTACGGGCTGGCGGACGTCAACGTGGGCGTCAGCGTGGTGGCCACCATTGCGTTCCTGGCGCTATGTCTATTCATTGTCTGGTGGATTTTTCGCACGGGTTGGCGTCTGAAAGCTTGA
- a CDS encoding ABC transporter ATP-binding protein gives MNDAHTLQAAHADTVIDVRGLDKIYAGGFQALKNIDLTVRRGEIFALLGPNGAGKTTLISIICGIVNPGRGSITVEGHDVVREWRATRSIVGLVPQELKTDAFESVWNTVRFSRGLFNKAPDDAYIEQLLKDLTLWEKRSNKVMMLSGGMKRRVMIAKALSHQPRVLFLDEPSAGVDVELRRDMWAMVRRLRKSGVTIILTTHYIEEAEDMADRVGVINKGELVVVEETATLMQKLGKKQLRLQLHEPLASLPATLSAYNLALNGKGDELIYTYDTQSERTGITPLLRDLAAAGIGFKDLNTQQDTLEKIFLDLVKEHA, from the coding sequence ATGAACGACGCACACACCTTGCAAGCTGCACACGCCGATACCGTGATTGACGTACGCGGGCTCGACAAGATCTACGCCGGCGGCTTCCAGGCTCTGAAGAACATCGACTTGACGGTTCGTCGTGGCGAAATTTTCGCGCTGCTCGGACCAAACGGCGCCGGCAAGACCACGCTCATCAGCATCATTTGCGGCATCGTCAATCCGGGCCGCGGGTCCATTACGGTGGAGGGCCACGATGTGGTGCGTGAATGGCGTGCCACGCGTTCAATTGTCGGGTTGGTGCCGCAGGAATTGAAGACCGACGCGTTCGAGAGCGTGTGGAATACGGTACGTTTCAGCCGCGGGCTGTTCAACAAGGCACCGGACGACGCTTATATTGAACAACTGCTGAAAGACCTGACGCTGTGGGAGAAGCGTAGCAACAAGGTGATGATGCTGTCAGGCGGCATGAAGCGTCGCGTGATGATTGCCAAGGCGCTATCGCATCAGCCGCGCGTGTTGTTCCTGGATGAGCCTTCAGCCGGCGTGGATGTGGAGCTACGCCGTGATATGTGGGCGATGGTGCGGCGCCTGCGCAAGTCCGGCGTGACTATCATCCTGACCACGCATTACATCGAGGAAGCCGAGGATATGGCCGACCGTGTGGGCGTGATCAACAAGGGCGAGTTGGTCGTGGTGGAAGAAACCGCCACTTTGATGCAGAAGCTCGGCAAGAAACAATTGCGCCTGCAATTACATGAACCGCTGGCGTCGCTGCCCGCGACCTTGTCGGCCTACAACCTGGCGCTCAACGGCAAGGGAGATGAGCTGATTTACACCTACGACACGCAAAGTGAGCGCACCGGCATTACGCCTCTTTTGAGGGACTTGGCCGCGGCCGGCATCGGTTTCAAGGACCTGAACACGCAGCAGGACACGCTGGAAAAAATCTTTCTGGATCTGGTCAAGGAGCACGCATGA
- the yghU gene encoding glutathione-dependent disulfide-bond oxidoreductase, which translates to MSTPSEYIPPKVWTWDKPSGGRFANINRPVSGPTHEKALPVGKHPLQLYSQGTPNGQKATIMLEELLAAGHKDAEYDAWLIEIGEGDQFGSGFVGINPNSKIPAMEDRSGPTPIRVFESGSILVYLAEKFGAFLPTTQPARAECLSWLFWQVGAAPFVGGGFGHFYNYAPTKIEYAIDRFAMESKRQLDVLDKQLAKHEFVAGDAYTIADIAVWPWYGSLALGTLYHAAEFLSAKDYTHMLRWAHAIAGRPAVQRGRIVNQTSGDTRKVLRERHAAADFNAIN; encoded by the coding sequence ATGAGCACCCCATCCGAATACATCCCGCCCAAGGTCTGGACCTGGGACAAGCCGAGCGGCGGCCGGTTCGCCAACATCAACCGGCCGGTATCCGGGCCGACGCACGAAAAAGCACTGCCGGTGGGCAAGCACCCGCTGCAGCTCTACTCGCAAGGTACGCCGAACGGGCAGAAAGCCACCATCATGCTGGAAGAGCTGCTGGCGGCGGGGCACAAGGACGCGGAGTACGACGCCTGGCTCATCGAGATCGGTGAGGGCGATCAGTTCGGAAGCGGCTTCGTCGGGATCAACCCGAATTCAAAAATCCCTGCCATGGAGGATCGCAGCGGTCCCACGCCCATCCGCGTGTTCGAATCCGGGTCCATCCTGGTGTATCTCGCGGAGAAGTTCGGCGCATTTCTGCCCACCACCCAGCCCGCCCGCGCCGAGTGTCTGTCGTGGCTTTTCTGGCAGGTGGGCGCTGCACCGTTCGTGGGCGGCGGCTTCGGGCATTTCTACAACTACGCGCCGACCAAGATCGAATATGCGATTGACCGCTTCGCAATGGAGTCCAAGCGCCAACTGGACGTACTCGACAAGCAGTTGGCGAAACATGAATTCGTCGCGGGCGACGCCTACACGATTGCCGACATCGCGGTCTGGCCTTGGTACGGTAGCTTGGCGCTCGGCACGCTCTACCACGCCGCCGAATTTCTGTCAGCGAAGGATTACACCCACATGCTGCGCTGGGCGCATGCTATCGCGGGACGGCCGGCGGTGCAGCGCGGGCGCATCGTCAATCAGACCTCGGGCGACACGCGCAAGGTGTTACGCGAGCGTCATGCCGCTGCGGACTTCAACGCGATCAATTAA
- a CDS encoding nuclease-related domain-containing protein, translated as MHTLILVLFIVIAFAAALLPTGSVALWTIFSRRAHNRRSPLTTEFHHLPGEYAGNQAERLMDKANERLGIAALIGPLALAVWAFQRIDLRLVHFGSFELILLVLVAIVSFWLARSGVTLIRTRRRYLDGLAAERATAQELTPLIAKGCAIYHDVPAEGFNLDHVVIGSDKVYMVETKSRQKPGGGGAANAQVRFDGHALIFPDWRDTQMLDQTRGQARWLSKYLYRKTGERVCVEPVLALPGWFVSCSAPTPDVHVINPQMHNFMANSDGQPIPEPQRRRIMTALEERYRVMNTSTEASKDFA; from the coding sequence ATGCATACATTAATACTTGTGCTGTTTATCGTGATCGCGTTTGCTGCCGCCCTGCTGCCGACAGGTTCCGTCGCGCTTTGGACAATCTTCAGCAGACGCGCACATAATCGGCGCTCTCCATTGACCACTGAATTTCATCACCTTCCCGGCGAATACGCGGGGAATCAGGCCGAGCGCCTGATGGATAAGGCTAACGAACGGTTAGGTATTGCAGCATTGATTGGTCCACTCGCTCTCGCAGTGTGGGCATTCCAACGCATAGATTTGCGCCTCGTCCATTTTGGATCGTTTGAATTGATTCTCCTGGTGCTGGTTGCAATCGTTTCGTTTTGGCTCGCTCGGTCAGGCGTGACACTGATCCGAACACGCCGACGGTACCTCGATGGCTTAGCAGCGGAGCGTGCCACTGCGCAGGAACTTACACCGCTGATCGCGAAGGGATGTGCGATTTATCATGACGTTCCTGCAGAAGGTTTCAACCTTGATCATGTTGTGATCGGATCCGACAAGGTTTACATGGTCGAAACCAAATCCCGCCAGAAACCCGGCGGCGGTGGCGCGGCCAACGCACAGGTGAGATTCGATGGGCACGCGCTCATTTTTCCGGACTGGCGTGACACACAGATGCTGGATCAAACCCGCGGTCAAGCACGCTGGCTGTCGAAATACCTGTATCGCAAAACCGGCGAGCGCGTTTGTGTTGAGCCGGTACTCGCGTTGCCTGGGTGGTTCGTTAGCTGCAGTGCTCCCACACCCGACGTGCACGTAATCAACCCGCAGATGCACAATTTCATGGCAAACAGTGATGGTCAGCCCATACCTGAACCACAGCGACGCCGGATCATGACAGCGCTTGAAGAACGCTATCGCGTTATGAATACTTCTACAGAAGCGAGCAAAGACTTTGCGTAA